TGGATTCTCGCGGCCAATTCCTGGATGCAGACGCCCGCCGGCTTCTCCGTCAACGCGGCGGGCCAGTTCGTGCCCACCGACTGGTGGGCGGTGATCTTCAACCCGTCCTTCCCCTACCGGCTCGTTCATATGGTGCTGGCCGCCTACCTCACCACGGCCTTCGTGGTCGGCGGCGTCGGCGCCCTCCATCTCCTGCGCGGCGACGCGCCGAAGCGGGCGGGGAAGATGTTCTCGATGGCGATGTGGATGGCGGCGCTGGTCGCGCCCATCCAGATATTCGCCGGCGACATGCACGGCCTTAACACGCTGGAGCACCAGCCTGCCAAGGTCATGGCGATGGAGGGCCACTTCCAGAGCCATCCGGATGGCGCGCCGCTCATCCTCTTCGGCGTGCCGAATGCGGCCGAACAGCGCGTCGACTACGCTATCGAGATTCCGAAGCTGTCGAGCCTCATCCTCAAGCACGACCTGAATGCGCCGCTGGCAGGCCTCGACACGGTGCCGCGCGACCTGCAGCCGCCCGTCGCGGTCGTCTTCTGGTCCTTCCGCGTCATGGTCGCCATCGGCTTCGCCATGCTCGGCCTCGGCCTGTGGTCGCTCTGGTGTCGCTGGCGCGGCACGCTTGGCGAGAACAGCTGGCTGCACCGCGCCGCCGTGCTGATGGGGCCGGCCGGCTTCCTCGCCGTGCTCGCCGGCTGGGTGACGACGGAGGTCGGCCGCCAGCCCTACACGGTCTATGGCCACCTGCTGACGGCCGATTCCGTCGCGCCCGTCGATGCGCCGGCCGTCGCGACCTCGCTGATCGCCTTCATCATCGTCTATTTCCTCGTCTTCGGCGCGGGCACCTTCTACATCCTGCGCCTGATGGGCCGCCTGCCGCGCGATCCCCTGCCCGAGGAAGAGGGTCCCATCCGCACGGCCGGCATCACGCCCGCCGCCGCCGTCTCCAGCAAAGCCGGGAGCCATCGCCATGGTGCTTGACCTTCCCTTCCTCTGGGCGGCCATCATCGCCTTCGCGGTGCTCGCCTATGTCATCCTCGACGGCTTCGACCTCGGCGTCGGCATCCTGTTCCCCCTCTTCAAGCAAAAGCACGACCGCGACGTGATGATGAATTCCGTCGCGCCGGTCTGGGACGGCAACGAGACCTGGCTGGTGCTGGGCGGCGGCGGACTGATGGCCGTCTTCCCGCTCGCCTATGCGACCATCCTGCCGGCGCTCTACATGCCGCTCATCCTCATGCTGCTCGGCCTCATCTTCCGTGGCGTCGCCTTCGAATACCGCTGGCGCACGAAGCGTGGCGAATTCCTCTGGGACATCGCCTTTGCCGGCGGCTCCATGGTGGCGGCCTTCATGCAGGGCGTGGCGCTCGGCGCGCTGGTGCAGGGCATTCCCGTCACGGGCCGCGCCTATGCCGGCGGCTGGTGGGACTGGCTGACGCCCTTCTCCGTCGCGACCGGCATCGCGCTGCTCATCGGCTATGGCCTGCTCGGCGCCACCTGGCTGGTGATGAAGACCACCGGCGAACTTGCCGCCCGCGCGCGCCGCTACGCCTTGCGCGCCGGCATCGGCACGCTCGCCGCCATGGGCGTCTTCAGCCTGTGGACGCCCTTCCTGGAGCCGCTCTATTTCGAGCGCTGGTTCGGCTGGCCGACCATCGTCTTCAGTCTGCTGGTGCCGCTGCTCGTGCTCGGCTGCTTCGCGATGCTGATCCAGGGCCTGAGGACCGAGCACGATTCGCGGCCGTTCATCGCCGCGCTCGGCCTTTTCGTGCTCGGCTTTGCCGGCATCGGCATCAGCTTCTATCCCTATATCGTGCCGGCCTCGCTGACGATCTGGGAGGCCGCCGCGCCCGAGGAGAGCCTTGCCTTCCTCATCGTCGGCGCGGTCGTGCTCGTGCCGATGATCCTCGGCTACACCGCCTATGCCTACTGGGTCTTCCGCGGCAAGGTCGATCCGGAAGAGGGCTATCACTGATGGGGCAGGAGCGCTCGACGGTCACGAAACTGCTGTGGTTCGCCGGCCTGTGGGCGGGCGGCGTGCTCGCCGTCAGCCTCGTCGGGCTCGCCATCAAACTGGCGCTCGGCGCCTGACATCACCCTACGTGAGGACATCCAGCCTCGCGCCAGCTTTCTTGCCTAGGTTCCGCCTCGGCCAGCATGCAGGCCCGCAGGCGAAAGACAGGACCGCACCCTCCTTTTGCCCACCCCCGGGCCTGCATGTGGCCTTGCGACACGCAGCCGCCTTTTCCCCACATCATTCCTCTGCTATCCGGGTCCGCAAAACAGGAGACCGGAATGGCGAAGACTGCGGCAGACTGCACGACGATGGCGGAAATCCGGGAGAACATCGACCGGGTCGACAACGGGCTGATGGCGCTCTTCGCCGAACGCTGGACCTTCATCCGCCGCGCCGCCGAGATCAAGGCGGGCCTCGGCATTCCCGCCGACGTGCCGGAGCGCGTGAGGCAGGTGCGCGACAACGCCCACCGCAATGCCGAGGCACACGGCCTCGAAGGCGGCTTCTACGAGGAGATCTGGGCGCAGCTCATCCAGCACGCCATCGCCTACGAGAAGGCGGAACTCGGCGAATCCTGATCTAGCCGGAGCTAGATCTGGTTGCGCCGGCCGAGATGGTCCTCCCAGTCGAGCGCGGTGCGCACGATGAAGGAAAGGTCGTCGTGCTCGGGCGTCCAGCCGAGTTCCTTCATGGCGACCGCCGGATCGGCGACGACGAGCACCGCGTCGCCCGGCCGCCGTTCGGCGAACCGCACCGGGAAATCCTTGCCGGACGCGACCCTGACCTTCTCCAGCACCTCCAGCACCGAGAAGCCGCGGCCATAGCCGCAATTGGCGACGATCGACCCGCCGCCCGCCCGCATGCGCTGCAGCGCCTTCAGATGGGCATTGGCAAGGTCGGAGACGTGGATATAGTCGCGGATGCAGGTGCCGTCCGGCGTCGGATAGTCCGTGCCGTAGACCTCCATGCCCGTGCGCTTGCCGAGCGCGGCCTCGCAGGCGACCTTGATGAGATGGGTCGCGCCTTTGGTCGACTGGCCGGTACGCCCGCGCGGATCGGCTCCCGCCACGTTGAAGTAGCGCAGCGCCGTATAGGTGAAGTCATGCGCGGCGGCGGTATCGCGCAGCATGATCTCGGTCATCAGCTTGGAGGAGCCGTAGGGCGATTCCGGCCGGAGCGCGGCGGTCTCCGACACCGGCTCGGTGCCGTCCGGCGTGCCGTAGACGGCGGCGGTGGAGGAGAAGACGAAATGCGGCACCTTCGCCGCGACGGCCGCGGCGATCAGCGCGCGTGACTTGACCGTGTTGTTCTCGTAATAGGAGAGGGGATCGGCGACCGATTCCGGCACCACGATCGAGCCGGCGAAGTGGATGATCGCATCGATGCGGTTTTCCGCGAAGATCTGCGCCAGCAACGCGGCATCGGCGATGTCGCCCTCGTAGAACCGGGCTTCCGGCGCCAGCGCCCAGCGGAACCCGGTGGAGAGCCGGTCGAGCACCACGACCTCCTCGCCGGCATCGACCAGCGCCCAGACCATGTGGCTGCCGATATAGCCCGCCCCACCCGTTACCAGAACCGCCATGCAAACCTCCGAATCGCAAGAATAGCAGGCATATCAACCCGCCTGCCCATGGGACGCAACCGCAATTGCGCCCGGCCCTTTTCCCGTCCGAGAAAGGTAAGAATATGTCCGATCGCTTCATCGTGCTGTCCGGCTGCTCCGGCGGCGGAAAGTCCACCCTGCTGGAAGAGCTCGCCCGGCGCGGCCATGCCGTCGTCGAAGAGCCCGGCCGCCGCATCGTGCAGGAGGAGCTGGCCGCCGGCGGCGGCGCGCTGCCCTGGCTCGACCTTGCCGCTTTTGCCCGCCGCGCGGTGGAGTTGGCGCTCGCCGACCGGCAGCGCATGGCCGGTCATCCCGGCCTCGTCTTCTTCGATCGCGGGCTGGTGGATGCTGCCTCCGCGCTGGAAGCGTCCGGCGGCGAGCCGGTCCTGGCGGCGCTTGCCGCGGCACATCGCTACAACCGCAAGGTCTTCCTCACCCCGCCCTGGCCGGAGATCTATGCCGGCGATGCGGAGCGCCGCCACGGCTTCGACGCCGCGCTCGCCGAATATGCTCGCCTCGAAACGACCTATCCGCTGCTCGGCTACGAGACGGTGATCCTGCCGAAGGCGCCGGTCACCGAGCGCGCCGATTTCCTGCTCGCTTGTCTGGCGGAATGATCAGCGCGCGGCGATGTAGCGGGCAAGCCGGTCGGCCGCTTCCGCGACCTGGCCGCTATCCCGAAGGAAGCAGGCTCGCATGAAGAGCTCGCCGCCGGGACCGAAGGCCGTGCCCGGCGCAAGGCCGACATTGGTGCGGTCGACGATGTCGAGCGCGGCGAGGCGCGAATCCGTCACGCCGTCGATCTTCAGGAAGGCATAGAGCGCGCCGTCCGGCTTCAGCGTCTCCACCCGATTGGTGGCGATCAGCGCGTCGCAGAAGATGTCGCGGTTCCGCGCCGCCTTGTCAATATTCGCCTGCACGAAGGCATCGCCCTCGTCGAGCGCCACGACGGCGCCCTGCTGCAGGAACTGCGGCACGCCGGAGGTGGAATACTGGATGAGGTTTTCCAGAACCTGGCCGATTTCCGGAGGGGCGACGATCCAGCCGACGCGCCAGCCGGTCATCGACCAGTTCTTCGAGAAGGAATTGACGAAGATCACCCGGTCGCCGTCCTCCATCACGTCGAGGAAGGAGGGCGCCCGGCCGCCGGCATAGTGATAGAGCGCATAGATCTCGTCGGCCATGATCCAGAGGCCGTGTCGCCGGGCGATGGCGAGGAGGCTGGCAAGATCCTCGCGCGTCGCCGTCCAGCCGGTCGGGTTCGACGGCGTGTTGACGAAGAGCACGCGCGTCTTCGGCGTGATCGCGGCCTCGATGCGGCCAAGGTCGAGCTGCCAGCGCCCGCCGGTAAAATCGAGCGGCACGGCGATGGTGTTGGCGCCGGAAAGCTCCGCCGCCGCAGCAAAATTCGGCCATGCCGGCGTCAGATAGACCATGTCGTCGCCCGGCGAGACGAGTGCCTCGATGGCAAGCTTGATCGCCTGCATGCCCGAGCCGACCACGTAGAAATGCTCGTCCGGCAGGAAAGCGCCGAAGCGCCGCGCATAGTAGCGCGACAGCGCCGCCCGAAGCTCCGGAATCCCCCGCTGCCAGGTGTAGAAGGTCTCGCCCCGCAGCAGCGCATCGGAAGCAGCGCGCGCGATGAATTCCGGCGTCGGCAGGTCTCCTTCGCCGACCCAGAGCGGGATCAGCCCCTCGCGCCCGCGCGCATAGTTGACGACTTCGACGATCCCGCTCTCCGGCGCACGGAGCGAACGGGGGCTGAGGCTTTCGACGATGGTCATGGCGTCACTCCGCAATCCCGCCTTCGCCCGGAACGGCGAGGTGCCCAGGATCCGGAGCTTTGTGTTTCAACCGCATTGTCCGATGCCGAAGCGATCCCGCCTCGGCTGCAAATGCTCTAGCGGTTTTTCCGCGGCCGTTCACGCGAGTTTCGCTGACGGATGCATCGAATTCGGTGATGGGAGGACGCTCGCCCCTCGCTCAGCCGTCAAGCCCCATCAGGTCTTCCGCCCGCGGGCGGCGAAGGGGAACGTCCTTGAGGCTCTGGGCGACCTCGGCCAGCGCGGAAAGCGCATGCACGATGTTCTGCATGTCCCTTTCACGGGTGGCCGCGATGTCGATTGCGGGCAGGAAGGCAGGCTCTGACGATTCGGACTTCCGCATTGTCGCATCCTTTTCCGGATTGCTCTGCAAGGAAACGCCGGCTCCCACGACGCCCGGCTCACGAAATGTCACGCTCACTGTCACTCGAATGATCTTTCACTCTGATTCGCCTAGCTTATCAGTTTTACCTTGCGTGAGAATCCCCTGAAACGAGATGGTGCTGTAAGCCGCGGAGGACTGGTCGGAAAAGGGTGCGATCACGCCGAAACGGCGATGGAATCGCAGGCAAAAGGTCAGGAGACTTTGTGGCTTCTTGAGGGAAGAGATGGTGCCCGGAGGCGGATTTGAACCACCGACACGCGGATTTTCAATCCGCTGCTCTACCAACTGAGCTATCCGGGCATCCGGCTTGGATTTCGGTTGAAATCCGTGGGGCGCTTGGTTTCGCCCCGGAAGCGAGCGGGGTTATAGCATCTTGCGAAAATGTGTCCAGCCCCATAGGCGGTTTTTTGCGGGAAAAATGGCGGGCTTTTCAAGTTGCGGAAAAGATTGCGTTTTTGCCTTTGCGGCAGGGCGCTACCGGTCGTCTTCGTCGGCTTTCGTCTCGTCGTCGGCGACGGGGATGGCATAGGAGCCGGAGAGCCAGCGGTTAAGGTCAACGTCGCGGCAGCGGTTGGAGCAGAAGGGATAGTGCTCGCGCGAGGAGGGGCGACGGCAGATCGGGCAGGGGACGGCCTTGCGCAGGGGCGCCACGGTGGCGGAGGGCTTTTCGGTCTCGTCCGCCATGTCAGGCGTCCGCCCAGCCGGCATGCACGTCGAAGCCCTCGCCGGAAAGGAGGGCGAGCGTCTCGTAGAGCGGCAGGCCGACGACATTGGTATAGGAGCCCACCAGCTTGACGACGAAGCTGCCGGCAATGCCCTGGATGGCATAGCCGCCCGCCTTGCCGCGCCATTGGCCGGAGGCGAGGTAATGCTCGATGTCGCTGGCCGAGAGGCGCTTGAAGCGCACCTTCGTGTCGATGACCCTCTGGCGCACGGTGCGATCCGGCGTGATGAGGCAGACGCCGGTGAAGACGCGGTGGCTGCGGCCGGAAAGGAGGTGCAGCGCGCTCGACGCCTCGTCGATCATCTCCGTCTTCGGCAGGATGCGCCGGCCGACGGAAACGACCGTGTCGGCCGCAAGGATGTAACTGCCGGCAAAGGCCGGGTCGCCCTTGACGGCGGCGAGCGCCGCCTCGGCCTTGCCGGTCGACAGGCGCCGCGCCAGCGAGCGGGGATGCTCGGAGCGCTTGGGTGTCTCGTCGATATCCATCGGCATCAGGCGCGTGGGCGCAATGCCCGCCTGCGCGAGCAGTTCGACGCGGCGCGGCGAGCCGGAGGCGAGGATGAGCTTTTCGGTCTGCGCCATGATGTCTCCGGGAAAGCGCCGGGATGCGCCGGTCTTCGCTCTGCGGCGCAATGCCGGGCGAGGGCGCGGCCTCCGGGGCTTGCGGGAAGCCGCTTACTTGAAACGATAGGTGATGCGACCCTTGGTGAGGTCGTAGGGGGTCATCTCGACCAGCACCTTGTCGCCGGCGAGAACGCGGATGCGGTTCTTGCGCATGCGGCCCGCGGTGTGCGCGATGATCTCGTGCTCGTTTTCGAGCTTGACGCGGAAGGTTGCGTTCGGGAGCAGTTCCGTCACGACGCCGGGGAATTCGAGGACTTCTTCTTTTGCCATCTTTGAGCGATATTCCTGTGAGGTGGATTCGGGGAGGCAGGATGCCCGCCTCGAAAAGTTGCCGGAAACTACACAATCCCCGGTGCTTTGTGAACACCGAAGCGCCGGCTTTCTGCATTTGCCGTTCTTGCGGCCGTTTCCGCGTCAGCCGGGGCCTTTCAGCCGCTTCTCGATCAGCATCTTCAGGAACTCGCGAACGTCCCGGTAGGATGCCAGGATCTGCTCGCGCGTGCCGGTGGCGACTGTCGGATCGGGCGTCGGCCAGTACATCACGTCGACGGCCATGGAGCGCGTGAGCTCGAGGGCGGCATGGTGCGCCTCCGGGGCGAGCGTGACGATGAGGTCGAAGTAATCGTCCTCCAGCTCGTCGAGCGAATGGGGCGCATGGCGGCCGAGCGAAAGGCCGACCTCGCCGAGCACGGCATCGACGAAGGGGTCGCGCTCGCCGGGGCGCACGCCGGCCGAGGCGACATAGGTGCCGGGCAGGAGACTGCGGGCGATCGTCTCGGCCATCGGCGAGCGCACCGCATTCATGCGGCACATGAAGAGGATCGAACGGGGCGTTCGCGGCCGGGCGTCCTGCACTGCCGGGAAGGCACCCTCCATCCGCTCACCCGCGCCAGTAGAGAACGCAGACGAGCGTGAACAGGCGCCGGGCCGTGTCGAAATCGAAACGGATCTTGCCGGAAAGCCTGTCCATCAATGTCTGCGATCCCTCGTTGTGGATGCCGCGCCGGCCCATGTCGATCGCCTCGATCTGGCTTGGCGTGGCCGAGCGGATCGCCTGGTAGTAGCTCTCGCAGATCAGGAAGTAATCCTTCACGATGCGGCGGAAGGGCGTCAGCGAGAGGATATGCGTTGCGACCGCCTCGCCTTCCTCCGTGCGGATCGCGAAGACCAGTTTGGAATCGAGAAGCGAGATGTGCAGGCGATAGGGGCCGCCGGCATGACCGATCGGCTCGAAGGTATTTTCTTCGATGAGGTCGAAGATGGCAACGGCACGCTCGTGCTCCACATCCGGCGTGGCCTGGCCGATCGTATCGTCCAGCACCACGTCGCAGAGGCGGAAGCTGCCCTTCGTGCCCATGCCTCACGTCTCCATGTTGAGCCGGATGGCGACGGAACGGGCATGGGCGCCGAGCCCTTCGGCTTCGGCGAGCGTCACGGCGGCGGGACCGAGGGCGCGAAGCTGGTCGGGGCCGAGGCGCAGGATCGACGTGCGCTTCATGTAGTCGAGCACCGAAAGACCCGAGGAGAAGCGCGCGGAGCGGGCGGTCGGCAGCACATGGTTGGAGCCGCCGACATAGTCGCCGATGACCTCCGGCGTGTGGCGGCCGACGAAGATGGCGCCGGCGTTGCGGATTGCCGGCAGCAAGGCGTCGGGATCGGCGGTGGCGATTTCCAGATGCTCGGCGGCGATGCGGTTTGCCAGCGGCACGGCCTTTTTGAGATCGGGCACGAGAATGGTCGCGCCGAAATCGCGCCAGCTTGCGGCGGCCGTCTCCGAACGCGCCAGCGTCTTGAGCTGGCGCTCGACGGCGGCCTCGACGGCTTCGGCAAGGGCAGGGCTGTCGGTGACGAGGATCGACTGGGCGCCGACATCGTGCTCGGCCTGGGCGAGCAGGTCCGCGGCAAGCCAGTCCGGATCGTTGTCGCTATCTGCGATGATGAGGACTTCCGAGGGGCCGGCGATCATGTCGATGCCGACCGTGCCGAAGACCTGGCGCTTGGCGGCGGCGACGAAGGCATTGCCGGGGCCGGTGATCTTGGCGACGGGGGCGATGGTCTGCGTGCCATAGGCGAGCGCGGCGACGGCCTGCGCGCCGCCGATGCGGTAGATCTCGTCGACGCCGGCAATGCGCGCGGCGGCGAGCACGGCGGGATTGATCTCGCCTTCCTTGGCCGGCACGACCATGACAAGGCGCGGCACGCCGGCGACCTTGGCCGGCACGGCGTTCATCAGAACCGAACTCGGATAGCTCGCGGTGCCGCCCGGAACATAGAGGCCGACGGCGTCGATGGCCGTCCAGCGCGAGCCGAGGCCGACGCCGATATCGTCCTCGTAGATGTCGTCCTTCGGCATCAGGCGGGCATGGTGCTTCTCGATACGCTGGGCGGCGAGCTCGAGCGCGGCGATGATCTTCGGATCGACGGCGTCATAGGCCGCCTCGATCTCCTCCAGCGACACGCGCATGGAGGTGGTCGAAAAATCGAGGCCGTCGAACTTCTTCGTATAGTCGGCGAGCGCCTTGTCGCCGCGGGCGCGCACATCGTCGATGATGGTGCGAACGATGGCGTTGACGTCCTCGGAGACCTCGCGCTTGGTGGTCAGGAAGGCAGCGAACCGGCTTTCGAAATCGCTGCTCTGGTAGTCAAGTCTGATCGCCAAGTCGAAAGTTCCCGTCGTCTCCCGGCGAAAAGCGCCGGACCAATGCCTCAAACCGCCGGATGGCGGGGTTTCAAGCTGGTTTCCCATGCTCCGCCGGTATCTGCAAGCTGAACTTCGACGCATTCCACATCGAGGGCGACGGAAGCATTGCCGGAGAGCACGAGTTCGAGCGTGCCGTCCGGGCCCTCGCCCTTCTGGGCGAAGTTCACGGCGAGGAGGGAGAAGACGCTTTCCTTGTCCTTGCGGTCGATGCCGAGGGAGCGCACGGCGGTGACGCGCTTGAAGGCGATGACCGCGCGACGGCGCTCGAAGCTCTTGCCGCGCCCGCCGGCCTTTTCCCAGACGAAGCGGTTGACGACGACCGAAAAGACATGGTGGCGGGCGTCATAGGCAAGGCCGTCGGTCTTGAAGACCGCGTCCTGCAGGTGGGCCGAGACGACGGAGAGGTCTTCCGTGTCGAGGGCGAGCAGTTTCAGGCTGTCCATTGTGCGTCCTTCCCGCGGATATGCGGCATCTCGAAGTGTCAACCACGAGATAGGACGGCGCACGGCGGACTGCAACTCCGCCGCGCGCAGAAGCTTAGTCGCTGACGCGCTCGACGATCGCGCCGCAGCGCGTGAGCTTCTCTTCCAGCCGCTCGAAGCCGCGGTCGAGATGGTAGACGCGCGAGACCATCGTCTCGCCTTCGGCGGCAAGGCCGGCGATGACGAGCGAGACGGAGGCACGCAGGTCCGTCGCCATGACGGGCGCGCCGCGCAGGCGCTCGACGCCTTCGATCTTGGCCGTCTGGCCGGAGAGCGAGATCTTCGCGCCGAGGCGGGCAAGCTCCTGCACATGCATGAAACGGTTTTCGAAGATCGTCTCGGTGATGTGCGAAATGCCACTCGACTTGGTCATCAGGCCCATGAACTGCGCCTGGAGGTCCGTCGGGAAGCCCGGGAAAGGATCGGTCACGACGTCGACCGGCTTGATGCCGCCGCCGTTGCGCACGATGCGGATGCCGCTTTCCGTCGAGGTGATCTCGGCGCCGGAACGGCGGATCGCCTCGAGTGCGGTGTCGAGCAGGGCCGTATCCGTGCCTTCCAGAACGACGTCGCCGCCGGTCATGGCGACGGCCATGGCATAGGTGCCGGTCTCGATGCGATCAGGCAGCACGCGGTGGCGCGCGCCGGAAAGCTGGTCGACGCCTTCGATGGTGATGGTGGAGGTGCCGGCGCCGGAAATCTTCGCGCCCATGGCGTTGAGGCACTTGGCGAGATCCTGCACTTCAGGCTCGCGGGCGGCGTTGCCGATCACGGTCGTGCCGCGGGCGAGCGTCGCCGCCATCATCATGACATGCGTCGCGCCGACGGAAACCTTCGGGAAGCTGTAGCGCGCGCCGGTCAGGCCGCCCTCGGGCGCCGTCGCCTCGACATAGCCGCCGTCGATCTCGATCTTCGCGCCGAGCGCGGCCAGCGCCTCGATGAAGAGGTCGACCGGACGCGTGCCGATGGCGCAGCCGCCCGGCAGCGAGACACGCGCCTTGCCTTCGCGGGCGAGGAGCGGGCCGATGACCCAGAAGGAGGCGCGCATCTTCGAGACCAGCTCGTAGGGGGCGGTCGTATCGACGATGTTGCGCGAGGTGAAGTGGACGGTGCGCGAATAGCCTTCGCCCTGGCGCTCGCGGCGGCCGTTGACGGAGATGTCGGCGCCGTGGTTGCCGAGGATGCGGATGAGCTGCTCGACGTCGGCAAGATGCGGCACGTTTTCCAGCGTCAGCGTGTCGTCGGTGAGGAGCGAGGCGATCATCAGCGGCAATGCGGCATTCTTGGCGCCGGAGATCGGGATGATGCCCCGAAGCTCATTGCCGCCTACAATCCTGATACGATCCATGCGTGACTACGGGCCGTGCCCGCCTTTCCTAGTGAGTATAGGCTTTCGGAGATGGCGGCTTCTTAGAGCATCGCGATCGAAAAATGAAGACCGTGCCGGCCGCATGG
The Shinella zoogloeoides DNA segment above includes these coding regions:
- the murA gene encoding UDP-N-acetylglucosamine 1-carboxyvinyltransferase: MDRIRIVGGNELRGIIPISGAKNAALPLMIASLLTDDTLTLENVPHLADVEQLIRILGNHGADISVNGRRERQGEGYSRTVHFTSRNIVDTTAPYELVSKMRASFWVIGPLLAREGKARVSLPGGCAIGTRPVDLFIEALAALGAKIEIDGGYVEATAPEGGLTGARYSFPKVSVGATHVMMMAATLARGTTVIGNAAREPEVQDLAKCLNAMGAKISGAGTSTITIEGVDQLSGARHRVLPDRIETGTYAMAVAMTGGDVVLEGTDTALLDTALEAIRRSGAEITSTESGIRIVRNGGGIKPVDVVTDPFPGFPTDLQAQFMGLMTKSSGISHITETIFENRFMHVQELARLGAKISLSGQTAKIEGVERLRGAPVMATDLRASVSLVIAGLAAEGETMVSRVYHLDRGFERLEEKLTRCGAIVERVSD